From Solidesulfovibrio carbinoliphilus subsp. oakridgensis, the proteins below share one genomic window:
- a CDS encoding GNAT family N-acetyltransferase, whose protein sequence is MTVPSEQLTLRFARSMSEIDAASWDALAEGLDTPFFEWKWLKLLEDSGSAAPRRGWYPNHLLAHAGGRLVGALPMYLKWHSDGEFVFDQLWGEAASRLGLPYYPRLVGASPFTPATGLRFLADPHYNQTRLSRRLFEAMEQYCLGNGVQGAALLFTEPEFAAASEDHGFTAWRHQGYLWHNQGYGSFDDFLATLNANRRKAVRHERRALAASGVTVEVVSGDDIPDSFFPIMRELYDRTNAKFGPWGCRYLTGEFFEGMPEAFRHRLAFAAAYKAGRRDPVALAMLAHKDRLLFGRYWGAFEDIPFLHFELCYYAPITWGIGRGITRYDPGMGGAHKARRGFVSVSSYSSHRFFDPRMDMIFRTHIDRVNQLERHYIEELNDLVPTRRP, encoded by the coding sequence ATGACCGTGCCAAGCGAGCAACTCACCCTGCGCTTCGCCCGCTCCATGAGCGAGATCGACGCCGCGTCCTGGGACGCCCTGGCCGAGGGCCTGGACACGCCGTTTTTCGAATGGAAGTGGTTGAAGCTCCTGGAGGACTCGGGCAGCGCCGCGCCGAGGCGCGGCTGGTATCCCAACCACCTGCTGGCCCATGCCGGCGGCAGGCTGGTCGGGGCCCTGCCCATGTACCTCAAGTGGCACTCCGACGGGGAGTTCGTCTTCGACCAGCTTTGGGGCGAAGCGGCCAGCCGGCTCGGCCTGCCGTACTACCCGCGCCTGGTCGGGGCCAGCCCCTTCACGCCGGCCACGGGCCTGCGCTTCCTGGCCGATCCGCACTACAACCAGACCCGGCTGTCTCGGCGGCTCTTCGAGGCCATGGAGCAGTATTGCCTGGGCAACGGCGTCCAGGGCGCGGCCCTTCTTTTCACCGAGCCCGAATTCGCCGCCGCTTCCGAGGACCACGGGTTCACGGCCTGGCGCCACCAGGGCTATCTCTGGCACAACCAGGGCTACGGGTCCTTTGACGACTTCCTGGCCACGCTCAACGCCAACCGGCGAAAGGCCGTCCGCCACGAGCGCCGGGCCTTGGCCGCTTCCGGCGTCACCGTGGAGGTCGTCTCCGGCGACGACATCCCGGACTCGTTTTTCCCGATCATGCGCGAGCTCTACGACCGGACCAACGCCAAGTTCGGCCCCTGGGGCTGCCGCTACCTGACCGGGGAGTTCTTCGAGGGCATGCCCGAAGCCTTTCGCCACCGGCTGGCCTTTGCCGCCGCCTACAAGGCCGGCCGGCGCGACCCGGTGGCCCTGGCCATGCTGGCCCACAAGGATAGGCTCCTTTTCGGCCGCTACTGGGGCGCCTTCGAGGACATCCCCTTTCTGCATTTCGAGCTGTGCTACTACGCGCCCATCACCTGGGGCATCGGCCGGGGCATCACCCGCTACGATCCCGGCATGGGCGGGGCCCACAAGGCCCGGCGCGGCTTCGTCTCGGTGTCGAGCTACAGCAGCCACCGCTTCTTCGACCCGCGCATGGACATGATCTTTCGCACCCACATCGACCGGGTCAACCAGCTCGAACGCCACTACATCGAAGAGCTCAACGACCTCGTCCCCACCCGCCGCCCCTAG
- a CDS encoding STAS domain-containing protein, translating into MDLNVTQHGSLTVVSGLPRMFDYTVCPEIQRALAPCVSACPKVLLLDLSGVEFLDSSAIGTLITLRNRLLPEGGGVALCAMGEGVAKVFRIADLGKVFALYPDVAAARAAQAC; encoded by the coding sequence ATGGATCTGAACGTGACCCAGCATGGCTCCCTGACCGTGGTGTCGGGGCTGCCCCGGATGTTCGATTATACCGTGTGCCCGGAAATCCAGCGCGCCCTGGCCCCGTGCGTTTCCGCCTGTCCGAAGGTCCTGCTCCTCGATCTTTCCGGCGTGGAATTCCTGGATTCGAGCGCCATAGGCACGCTGATCACCCTGCGAAACCGCCTGCTGCCCGAAGGCGGCGGCGTGGCCTTGTGCGCCATGGGCGAGGGCGTGGCCAAGGTCTTTCGCATCGCGGACCTGGGCAAGGTATTCGCCCTCTACCCCGACGTGGCGGCCGCCCGGGCCGCCCAGGCCTGCTGA
- a CDS encoding GGDEF domain-containing protein, with protein sequence MSIPVVNKETDRARSAAASGVCSDSVCAMLDRVGVPRDSKWRGLILYMRSIKNYDFLDNDQKEQTQALVMEVLRAKDFSEEKFQEVIKANRQILSAPWNRALTRTLTETAALVQEFQDTLFRHKGGVQKLESVTVEAVESGGDVDRMLGTIRRGFKEMATMIEEDAEKMVAMSLTDGLTGIHNRRAFDAHIGRAVARAVAERRPLSLFMCDIDHFKRFNDEHGHRIGDQALVVVGSILKGFAEEMKQLEDRDIFPARYGGEEFTVALADIEKDEAEELAEIIRRKIERYNFVIRDPDGQILASGIKINVSIGVAELLTDCPVADIDHLVDAADKGLYLAKSSGRNQVRAYIKPQAS encoded by the coding sequence GTGTCCATTCCCGTCGTGAACAAGGAAACCGATCGCGCCAGGAGCGCCGCCGCCTCCGGCGTCTGCTCCGACTCCGTCTGCGCCATGCTCGACCGGGTGGGGGTCCCCCGCGACTCCAAGTGGCGGGGACTCATCCTCTACATGCGCAGCATCAAGAACTACGATTTCCTGGACAACGACCAGAAGGAACAGACCCAGGCCCTGGTCATGGAAGTGCTCCGGGCCAAGGACTTTTCCGAAGAAAAATTCCAGGAAGTCATCAAGGCCAACAGGCAGATCCTGAGCGCCCCCTGGAACCGGGCCCTTACCCGGACGCTGACCGAGACGGCCGCCCTGGTCCAGGAATTCCAGGATACGCTCTTTCGCCACAAGGGCGGGGTGCAAAAGCTCGAAAGCGTCACCGTGGAAGCCGTGGAATCCGGCGGCGACGTGGACCGGATGCTCGGCACCATCCGGCGGGGCTTCAAGGAAATGGCCACCATGATCGAGGAAGACGCCGAGAAGATGGTGGCCATGAGCCTGACCGACGGCCTGACCGGCATCCACAACCGCCGGGCCTTTGACGCCCACATCGGCCGGGCCGTGGCCCGGGCCGTGGCCGAGCGGCGGCCGCTTTCCCTTTTCATGTGCGACATCGACCACTTCAAGCGCTTCAACGACGAACACGGCCACCGCATCGGCGACCAGGCCCTGGTGGTGGTCGGGTCCATCCTCAAGGGCTTTGCCGAAGAGATGAAGCAGCTCGAGGACCGGGACATCTTCCCGGCCCGCTACGGCGGCGAGGAGTTCACCGTGGCCCTGGCAGACATCGAAAAGGACGAGGCCGAGGAACTGGCCGAGATCATCCGCCGCAAGATCGAGCGCTACAACTTCGTCATCCGCGACCCGGACGGCCAGATCCTGGCCTCGGGCATCAAGATCAACGTCAGCATCGGGGTGGCCGAACTCCTCACGGACTGTCCGGTGGCGGACATCGACCATCTGGTCGACGCCGCGGACAAGGGCCTGTACCTGGCCAAGTCCTCGGGCAGAAACCAGGTCCGGGCCTATATCAAGCCGCAAGCCTCCTGA
- a CDS encoding MogA/MoaB family molybdenum cofactor biosynthesis protein has protein sequence MSHCLRLVAEAPLSLSRGDRLSLVETASPEYVPALVAAAGRLPRLSAGTVLTPQGDGPALQVIGAFLRPGQGDVPASRVLAAAALAAGRLPAGETAFATARNGLSLAWITMSDKGSQGLRVDAAGPAIETAFAAALTLSLAKGHLLPDEPGELKALLVDLALTQGFDVIVTTGGTGLSPRDTTPEATLAVIEKRLPGFETAMLTASLAKTPHAMLSRAVAGTLGQSLILNVPGSPKAVRETLAAVLPAIPHGLAKLRGDPADCGQG, from the coding sequence ATGTCCCACTGCCTGCGCCTTGTCGCCGAGGCCCCCCTCTCTCTCTCCCGGGGCGACCGGCTCAGCCTCGTCGAAACGGCCAGCCCGGAATACGTTCCGGCCCTCGTCGCCGCCGCCGGCCGGCTGCCCCGCCTCTCCGCCGGCACCGTCCTCACCCCCCAAGGCGATGGCCCGGCCCTGCAGGTCATCGGCGCCTTCCTGCGCCCCGGCCAGGGCGACGTCCCGGCCAGCCGGGTCCTGGCCGCCGCCGCCCTGGCGGCGGGCCGCCTGCCGGCCGGGGAGACCGCCTTCGCCACGGCCAGAAACGGCCTGTCCCTGGCCTGGATCACCATGAGCGACAAGGGCAGCCAGGGCCTTCGCGTCGATGCCGCCGGCCCGGCCATCGAGACCGCCTTTGCCGCGGCCCTCACCCTGTCCCTGGCCAAGGGGCATCTGCTCCCCGACGAGCCGGGGGAACTGAAGGCGCTTCTCGTGGATCTGGCCTTGACCCAGGGCTTCGACGTGATCGTCACCACCGGCGGCACCGGCCTCTCGCCCCGGGACACCACCCCCGAGGCCACCCTGGCCGTCATCGAAAAGCGCCTGCCCGGCTTCGAAACCGCCATGCTGACCGCGTCCCTGGCCAAGACGCCCCACGCCATGCTGTCCCGGGCCGTGGCCGGGACGCTCGGCCAAAGCCTCATCCTGAACGTCCCCGGCTCCCCAAAGGCCGTGCGCGAGACCCTGGCCGCCGTCCTGCCCGCCATCCCCCACGGCCTCGCCAAGCTCCGGGGCGACCCGGCCGACTGCGGCCAGGGGTAA
- the rfbA gene encoding glucose-1-phosphate thymidylyltransferase RfbA, with protein MKGIILAGGSGTRLYPITRVVSKQLLPIYDKPMIYYPLSVLMLAGIREILIISTPTDLPRFEEMLGDGASLGLSIAYKVQPRPEGLAQAFLLGKEFIGNDSVCLVLGDNIFYGQGLASVLQRCAKLTEGGIVFGYKVRDPHRYGVVEFDDAKNVISIEEKPEHPKSKFAVTGLYFYDNNVVSVAEGLSPSARGELEITDLNNVYLRQGRLKVEFLGRGFAWLDTGTHESLLHASSFVQAIQERQGVLVACLEEIAYRMGYITAGQVEGLARDMLKNSYGQYLMEMIREG; from the coding sequence ATGAAAGGCATCATACTGGCGGGCGGTTCGGGAACGCGGCTCTATCCCATCACGCGGGTGGTCAGCAAACAGCTCCTGCCCATCTACGACAAGCCCATGATCTATTACCCGCTGTCCGTGCTCATGCTGGCCGGCATCCGGGAGATCCTCATCATTTCGACGCCGACCGACCTGCCGCGGTTCGAGGAGATGCTCGGCGACGGCGCGAGCCTCGGCCTGTCGATTGCCTACAAGGTGCAGCCCCGGCCCGAGGGGCTGGCCCAGGCCTTCCTGCTCGGCAAGGAATTCATCGGCAACGATTCGGTCTGCCTGGTGCTCGGGGACAACATCTTCTACGGCCAGGGCCTGGCCTCGGTGCTCCAGCGGTGCGCCAAACTGACCGAGGGCGGCATCGTCTTCGGCTACAAGGTGCGCGATCCGCACCGCTACGGCGTGGTCGAATTCGACGACGCCAAAAACGTGATCAGCATCGAGGAAAAGCCGGAACATCCCAAATCCAAGTTCGCGGTCACGGGACTGTATTTCTACGACAACAACGTGGTGTCCGTGGCCGAGGGCCTCTCGCCCTCGGCCCGGGGCGAGCTCGAGATCACGGACCTCAACAACGTCTATCTCCGGCAGGGCCGGCTCAAGGTCGAATTTCTCGGGCGCGGGTTCGCCTGGCTCGATACCGGCACCCACGAATCCCTGCTCCACGCGTCGAGCTTCGTCCAGGCCATCCAGGAGCGCCAGGGCGTGCTGGTGGCCTGCCTGGAGGAGATCGCCTACCGCATGGGCTATATCACGGCCGGGCAGGTGGAAGGGCTGGCCCGGGACATGCTCAAGAACAGCTACGGCCAGTACCTGATGGAGATGATCCGGGAAGGCTGA